The following proteins come from a genomic window of Streptomyces liliiviolaceus:
- a CDS encoding TetR/AcrR family transcriptional regulator, producing MTERATAPGARADMVRNRRLLLTAAAESFAEGGVDVSMGEIAQRAGVAKGTVFRHFPSKDDLLAAITLQLVDRLTVAADRLRTADDPVTALRAFMTSGVEVLAADRAFCEVIGRPSMQHAEVRGGIDRLCGVVEVLTGRAKEQGAVRADVTGTDIVLLLGGIHQTAFPLLEQDPQAWRRYLALAFDGLCSTGAAVLPHPPSAPLQNESDSVPGT from the coding sequence ATGACCGAGAGAGCGACTGCGCCCGGCGCCAGGGCCGACATGGTCCGCAACCGCCGTCTGTTGCTGACCGCCGCGGCCGAGTCCTTTGCCGAAGGCGGCGTCGATGTGTCCATGGGGGAGATCGCCCAGCGGGCCGGGGTCGCCAAGGGAACCGTGTTCCGGCACTTCCCCTCGAAGGACGACCTGCTCGCGGCGATCACGTTGCAGTTGGTCGATCGGCTCACCGTCGCCGCGGATCGCCTCCGCACGGCTGACGATCCCGTGACGGCTCTGCGCGCCTTCATGACCAGTGGTGTCGAGGTACTTGCCGCGGATCGCGCCTTCTGCGAGGTGATCGGTCGGCCCTCGATGCAGCACGCCGAGGTCAGGGGCGGCATCGATCGCCTCTGCGGTGTGGTGGAGGTTCTCACGGGCCGGGCCAAGGAGCAGGGAGCCGTCCGCGCCGACGTCACCGGTACCGACATCGTGCTGCTGCTCGGCGGCATCCATCAGACGGCGTTTCCGCTGCTTGAGCAGGATCCGCAGGCCTGGCGTCGCTATCTGGCGCTCGCCTTCGACGGGCTGTGCAGCACCGGCGCCGCCGTGCTGCCCCATCCGCCCTCGGCGCCGCTACAGAACGAGAGCGACTCCGTACCGGGTACCTGA
- a CDS encoding YceI family protein has translation MYARSDQDTARTASAYAELTGAYTIDPVHSTIGFAVRHAMISNVRGRFTRFEGLLKVDGAHPAGSEAYVSVQMDSLDTGIQERDAHLKGPDFFDSGTFPLMAFQSTGIVPVGDGAFRLDGRLRIKDIELPLALDVVFGGAGEDAYGQHRIGFEGTATLRRSDWGLTWNTALETGGVLISDKVTLTLDISAVRVEVAPAT, from the coding sequence ATGTATGCACGAAGCGATCAGGACACCGCCCGGACAGCGAGCGCGTACGCGGAACTGACCGGCGCCTACACCATCGATCCGGTCCACAGCACGATCGGTTTCGCCGTCCGGCACGCCATGATCTCCAACGTCAGGGGGCGGTTCACCCGCTTCGAGGGCCTCCTCAAGGTCGACGGAGCCCACCCCGCCGGTTCCGAGGCGTATGTGAGTGTGCAGATGGACAGCCTGGACACGGGAATCCAGGAGCGCGACGCACACCTCAAGGGACCGGACTTCTTCGACTCCGGGACGTTTCCGCTGATGGCTTTCCAGAGCACCGGCATCGTCCCTGTCGGCGACGGCGCCTTTCGCCTCGACGGCCGGCTGCGCATCAAGGACATCGAACTCCCCCTCGCTCTGGACGTCGTGTTCGGCGGGGCCGGCGAGGACGCCTACGGACAGCACCGGATCGGCTTCGAAGGCACGGCCACGCTCAGGCGTTCGGACTGGGGACTGACCTGGAACACGGCGCTGGAGACCGGCGGTGTCCTCATCAGCGACAAGGTCACGCTGACCCTCGACATCTCGGCGGTCAGGGTCGAGGTGGCCCCGGCAACCTGA
- a CDS encoding helix-turn-helix transcriptional regulator, with amino-acid sequence MRGPWTNEDGRRPLRGRRHERDTLAALADAVETGRSAVLVLRGEAGIGKTALLDHLAARAASHRVARGAGAESEMELPYAGLHQLCAPFLELAAHLPSPQREALATAFGLSTGPPPDRFMVGLAVLGLLTDAAADKPLFCLVDDAQWLDKVSAQTLSFVARRMLAEPLALVFATREPSGRDDFADLPELTLQGLTNADARALLDSVPGNPADDQIRERILAEARGNPLALLELPQGRTGAADALDLPDPGQVTGRIERSYLDRVRTLPADTQRLLLIAAAEPIGDVTLLRRATEHVDIAPGALGPAVAAGLLDIGALVRFRHPLLRSAVYRSASLTDLRKTHRVLAEVTDHALDPDRRAWHLARATVRPDEAIAADLEAAGGRAMSRGGAAAAAAFLAHAAVLTPQPRRKAARALAAAEAKLRAGAPTAARELLALAESTAADEHGRARAALLRAHIAFASSHAGPAPTALLAAARRLVPLDVDLARETFLDAISAAMFAGRSAAGTDVGDVAAAARQTTPSAKHTPRHVDLLLDAFSTRFTDGYEAAVDASRAAVRALRQETRTEEVLRWSWQASVLAAEMWDDRAWSELSARHVRTTRGVGALAELPLALNSRVVVHACAGELEAAALLSAEIATIQEAADSTFTAYGTLTLAAWQGRDREAAELIRTTMDRAADRGETGVGAAIAQRALALLHNSLGMYAEALDAAVEASRDPRNLVAANWALVELVEAAARLGRHEVAERALTRLTRITDAAGTDWALGVQARSRALLARGAAAEVLHREAVERLERTLVHSELARAHLVYGEWLRRENRRGDARHHLRTAHAMFGVFGAEAFTERAVRELRATGETVASRSGAAPTSLTAQEKQIAQLARDGLTNPEIGAQLFLSPHTVEWHLRKVYAKLGITSRRQLHTAL; translated from the coding sequence GTGCGGGGGCCATGGACGAACGAGGACGGCCGCAGGCCACTGCGCGGCAGAAGACACGAACGTGACACGCTCGCCGCGCTGGCCGACGCTGTGGAGACGGGCCGGAGCGCCGTCCTGGTACTGCGCGGAGAGGCCGGGATAGGAAAGACCGCCCTCCTGGACCATCTGGCGGCACGTGCGGCGAGCCACCGCGTCGCCCGGGGGGCAGGCGCCGAATCGGAGATGGAACTGCCCTACGCGGGGCTGCACCAGCTCTGCGCCCCGTTCCTCGAACTGGCCGCGCACTTGCCGAGCCCGCAGAGAGAAGCACTCGCCACGGCTTTCGGGCTGAGCACGGGACCGCCTCCGGACCGGTTCATGGTCGGCCTGGCCGTACTCGGCCTCCTGACCGACGCGGCTGCCGACAAGCCCCTGTTCTGCCTCGTGGACGACGCGCAATGGCTCGACAAGGTCTCCGCGCAGACCCTGTCGTTCGTGGCGCGGCGCATGCTTGCCGAGCCCCTGGCCCTGGTGTTCGCCACCAGAGAGCCCTCGGGACGGGACGATTTCGCCGACCTGCCCGAACTGACGCTCCAGGGTCTGACGAACGCCGACGCGCGCGCCCTGCTGGACTCGGTACCGGGCAACCCGGCGGACGACCAGATCCGCGAACGGATCCTCGCCGAGGCACGCGGCAATCCGCTCGCTCTGCTGGAGCTCCCCCAAGGCCGTACAGGAGCCGCGGACGCCCTCGACCTGCCCGACCCGGGTCAGGTGACCGGCCGGATCGAGCGGAGCTACCTCGACCGGGTCCGCACACTCCCCGCCGACACCCAGCGCCTCCTGCTGATCGCCGCCGCCGAACCGATCGGCGATGTCACACTGCTCCGTCGTGCGACCGAGCACGTGGACATCGCCCCCGGCGCGCTCGGCCCGGCCGTGGCCGCCGGACTGCTCGACATCGGTGCGCTGGTGCGCTTCCGGCATCCGCTGCTGCGATCGGCGGTCTACCGCTCGGCCTCGCTGACCGACCTGCGGAAGACCCATCGCGTACTCGCGGAGGTGACCGACCACGCCCTGGACCCCGACCGCCGCGCATGGCACCTGGCGCGGGCGACCGTACGCCCCGACGAGGCCATCGCGGCCGACCTGGAGGCGGCCGGCGGACGGGCGATGTCACGGGGCGGGGCCGCCGCGGCGGCCGCCTTCCTCGCGCACGCGGCGGTGCTGACACCCCAGCCGCGCCGCAAGGCGGCCCGGGCCCTCGCCGCCGCCGAAGCCAAGCTCCGTGCCGGTGCGCCGACCGCGGCGCGCGAACTGCTGGCGCTGGCCGAGAGCACCGCCGCGGACGAACACGGCCGCGCCCGGGCGGCGCTGCTGCGCGCGCACATCGCCTTCGCCTCAAGCCACGCGGGCCCGGCGCCGACCGCACTGCTCGCCGCCGCACGGCGTCTGGTCCCGCTGGACGTGGACCTGGCCCGGGAAACGTTTCTCGACGCCATCTCGGCCGCCATGTTCGCGGGACGGTCCGCTGCGGGGACCGATGTCGGCGACGTCGCGGCGGCGGCCCGGCAGACGACACCCTCCGCGAAGCACACACCTCGTCATGTCGATCTGCTGCTGGATGCCTTTTCCACCCGTTTCACCGACGGGTACGAGGCTGCCGTCGACGCCTCCCGCGCGGCTGTGCGAGCACTCCGCCAGGAGACCAGGACGGAGGAGGTGCTGCGCTGGTCGTGGCAGGCCTCGGTGCTCGCGGCAGAGATGTGGGACGACCGGGCGTGGAGCGAACTGTCGGCACGGCACGTGCGGACCACCCGAGGCGTCGGCGCGCTGGCCGAGCTGCCGCTCGCACTGAACTCGCGGGTCGTCGTCCACGCGTGCGCCGGCGAGCTGGAGGCCGCCGCCCTGCTCAGCGCGGAGATCGCCACGATCCAGGAGGCGGCGGACAGCACCTTCACGGCGTACGGCACACTGACCCTCGCCGCCTGGCAGGGCCGTGACCGTGAAGCCGCCGAGCTGATCCGCACCACCATGGACCGCGCCGCGGACCGCGGTGAAACGGGAGTCGGTGCAGCCATCGCGCAGCGGGCGCTGGCCCTCCTCCACAACAGCCTGGGGATGTACGCGGAGGCCCTGGACGCCGCCGTGGAGGCGAGCCGCGATCCACGGAACCTGGTCGCGGCGAACTGGGCCCTGGTCGAACTCGTGGAAGCCGCTGCACGACTGGGCCGCCACGAGGTGGCCGAGCGGGCACTGACCCGACTGACACGGATCACGGATGCCGCCGGCACGGACTGGGCGCTCGGCGTACAGGCACGCTCACGCGCCCTGCTCGCCCGGGGCGCCGCAGCAGAAGTGCTGCACCGCGAGGCGGTCGAGCGGCTCGAACGCACACTGGTCCACTCGGAACTCGCGCGGGCTCACCTCGTGTACGGGGAATGGCTGCGCCGTGAGAACCGGCGCGGTGACGCCCGCCATCACCTGCGCACCGCGCACGCGATGTTCGGCGTGTTCGGTGCCGAGGCGTTCACCGAACGTGCCGTCCGTGAGCTGCGGGCGACCGGTGAGACCGTGGCCTCCCGCTCGGGTGCCGCCCCGACATCGCTCACCGCTCAGGAGAAGCAGATCGCGCAGCTCGCCCGGGACGGGCTGACGAACCCCGAGATCGGCGCGCAGCTGTTCCTCAGCCCGCACACCGTGGAGTGGCACCTGCGGAAGGTGTACGCGAAGCTCGGCATCACCTCACGCCGGCAGTTGCACACGGCGCTCTGA
- a CDS encoding OsmC family protein — protein MATRIVSVTEGKKFIRSVAIGTHHLTADEPEPTGTDAGPTPGELLLAALGSCTSMAVRAFADRHGWPLHRIDVAVRFDADGRIVKNVGLTGELDAAQREQLMAAAGRCPVHRLLTKDIAILTVPALLAEPEVPGDASEPAS, from the coding sequence ATGGCAACGCGCATTGTGTCCGTCACCGAAGGCAAGAAGTTCATCCGCTCCGTCGCGATCGGCACCCACCACCTGACGGCGGACGAACCCGAACCCACCGGCACCGACGCGGGCCCTACACCCGGCGAACTGCTGCTGGCCGCGCTCGGCTCCTGTACGTCCATGGCCGTACGGGCGTTCGCGGACCGGCACGGCTGGCCACTGCACCGTATCGACGTGGCCGTCCGCTTCGACGCCGACGGACGCATCGTCAAGAACGTCGGCCTGACCGGCGAACTCGACGCAGCACAGCGGGAACAGCTGATGGCGGCGGCCGGGCGCTGCCCCGTGCACCGCCTGCTGACCAAGGACATCGCGATCCTCACCGTGCCCGCACTGCTGGCCGAACCCGAAGTGCCGGGGGACGCCTCAGAACCTGCTTCGTAA
- a CDS encoding WhiB family transcriptional regulator encodes MNWRERALCRYEDPDLFFPIGAHDSGPGLLQTDEAKAVCRRCPVMRNCLDRALAAGPVEGIWGATTEAERRALRRRAARALAVDTMSGEAVATTHGSAA; translated from the coding sequence ATGAACTGGCGTGAGCGCGCCCTCTGCCGATATGAGGACCCCGACCTCTTCTTCCCGATCGGCGCCCACGACAGCGGGCCGGGGCTCTTGCAGACGGACGAGGCGAAGGCTGTCTGCCGTCGCTGCCCCGTGATGCGGAATTGCCTGGACCGGGCTCTCGCGGCAGGGCCGGTGGAAGGCATCTGGGGCGCCACCACGGAAGCGGAACGCCGTGCCCTGCGCCGACGCGCGGCACGGGCCTTGGCCGTTGACACGATGTCCGGGGAGGCAGTGGCCACGACGCACGGGTCCGCGGCTTGA
- a CDS encoding SDR family NAD(P)-dependent oxidoreductase, which translates to MNTLDHQVALITGASSGIGRATALALSKAGAKVAVAARRTDRLRELAAEAPGDMLVLEMDVTDPESVRNAVAGTVERFGSLDIVVNNAGLMLSGFILDADTTDWTRMIDTNLLGSMYTVHAALPHLLRSKGAVVQISSTSGRTSSAASGVYAATKFGINAFSEALRQEVTEQGVRVVVVEPGFVSTELTSHITDPAIQAMAKDMAASMRTLNPEDIADAVLYAVTQPAHVAVNEILVRPTDQSR; encoded by the coding sequence ATGAACACCCTCGACCACCAGGTAGCCCTGATCACCGGCGCTTCCTCGGGGATAGGCCGGGCGACGGCGCTCGCTCTGTCCAAGGCGGGAGCCAAGGTCGCCGTCGCTGCCCGCAGGACGGACCGGCTGCGGGAACTGGCGGCGGAGGCCCCCGGCGACATGCTGGTCCTGGAGATGGACGTCACCGACCCCGAGTCGGTGCGGAACGCCGTCGCCGGCACGGTCGAACGGTTCGGATCCCTCGACATCGTGGTGAACAACGCGGGCCTCATGCTCAGCGGCTTCATCCTGGACGCGGACACCACCGACTGGACCCGCATGATCGACACCAACCTGCTGGGCTCGATGTACACGGTCCACGCGGCCCTGCCCCATCTGCTGCGGTCCAAGGGGGCCGTGGTCCAGATCTCCTCCACCTCAGGACGCACCTCGTCCGCCGCGAGCGGCGTGTACGCGGCCACCAAGTTCGGCATCAACGCGTTCTCCGAGGCGCTGCGCCAGGAGGTCACCGAGCAGGGTGTACGCGTCGTGGTCGTCGAGCCCGGATTCGTCTCCACCGAGCTCACCAGCCACATCACCGACCCGGCCATACAGGCGATGGCGAAGGACATGGCCGCGTCCATGCGCACCCTGAACCCCGAGGACATCGCGGACGCGGTGCTCTACGCGGTCACCCAGCCCGCCCATGTCGCCGTCAACGAGATCCTGGTACGCCCCACCGACCAGTCCCGCTGA
- a CDS encoding lanthionine synthetase LanC family protein, which yields MITGASDDAESLAVGALEWLVKAARDTGDGVAWPDTPADERTTPILYNGSSGVLPTLLDAWRYFGDDRYADMALRGARGVAAAVDEWQDSGLYAGVAGMAVVLRGVQRVLGDSAAGTAADRALDVVRSRYDGGGWNDWFELVVGNAGIALAALQCGDLGLVLLAVDRYARTAEPTAAGAQWEVQTGRVHRMLHLSHGTLGIVYALAAVGRAADRPDLIELALAGTADVVARNEAGPDGFLVPYSDPQQQHERIERHNYGWCHGPAGDAQAFRLLARVLPDDPAWPALADRCWHTVVNSGLPHRIRPGFWDNNGRCCGTAGVLALACDRQVEYGDGQDFAEVLVADLAARATADAQGVRWSNIEHRNTPSTLAPATGWAMGNAGIIRELLRHARITTHRDPHYTISFPEHPPTA from the coding sequence ATGATCACCGGTGCGTCGGATGACGCGGAGTCGCTTGCGGTCGGGGCCCTCGAATGGCTGGTGAAGGCCGCGCGGGACACCGGCGACGGTGTGGCCTGGCCGGACACGCCCGCCGACGAGCGGACCACGCCGATTCTGTACAACGGGAGTTCAGGGGTGCTGCCCACGCTCCTCGACGCCTGGCGGTACTTCGGCGACGACCGGTACGCGGACATGGCGCTGCGCGGTGCCCGCGGCGTCGCCGCCGCGGTCGACGAGTGGCAGGACAGTGGTCTCTACGCGGGAGTGGCCGGCATGGCTGTCGTTTTGCGGGGCGTGCAACGCGTGCTCGGTGACAGCGCGGCGGGGACGGCTGCGGACCGCGCGCTGGACGTGGTGCGGTCCCGCTACGACGGCGGGGGGTGGAACGACTGGTTCGAGCTGGTCGTCGGCAACGCCGGCATCGCGCTCGCCGCGCTTCAGTGCGGCGACCTCGGCCTCGTCCTGCTGGCAGTCGACCGCTATGCGCGCACCGCCGAGCCCACCGCGGCCGGTGCGCAGTGGGAGGTCCAGACCGGACGGGTCCACCGCATGCTGCACCTGTCGCACGGCACCCTCGGCATCGTCTACGCGCTCGCCGCCGTCGGCCGGGCGGCCGACCGCCCCGACCTGATCGAACTGGCCCTGGCCGGTACTGCCGACGTCGTCGCCCGCAATGAAGCGGGCCCGGACGGCTTCCTCGTCCCGTACTCCGATCCGCAACAGCAGCACGAGCGGATCGAACGCCACAACTACGGCTGGTGCCACGGCCCGGCCGGCGACGCCCAGGCGTTCCGCCTGCTGGCCCGGGTCCTGCCCGACGATCCCGCCTGGCCCGCCCTCGCCGACCGCTGCTGGCACACCGTCGTCAACTCCGGCCTCCCACACCGGATCCGGCCCGGCTTCTGGGACAACAACGGCCGCTGCTGCGGCACCGCCGGCGTCCTCGCCCTCGCCTGCGACCGCCAGGTCGAATACGGCGACGGCCAAGACTTCGCCGAGGTCCTGGTCGCCGACCTCGCGGCCCGCGCGACGGCCGACGCCCAGGGCGTGCGCTGGTCCAACATTGAACACCGCAACACACCCAGCACCCTCGCCCCCGCCACCGGCTGGGCCATGGGCAACGCAGGCATCATCCGCGAACTCCTGCGCCACGCCCGCATCACCACCCACCGCGACCCGCACTACACCATCTCATTCCCGGAGCACCCACCCACCGCTTGA
- a CDS encoding ArsR/SmtB family transcription factor — translation MSDHHQAQPGAEVTLPRLLGVLSDPTRLGIVRVLSDDAERGWGRLCAPVAKSTLSHHLKMLREAGVTQTRQEGTRCYVTLRRDALDDRFPGLLSALLDAAATDDVGAHVTELPEDA, via the coding sequence ATGTCCGACCACCATCAGGCACAGCCCGGTGCAGAGGTGACTCTGCCCCGACTGCTCGGAGTTCTCAGCGACCCGACAAGGCTGGGCATCGTACGTGTGCTCTCGGACGACGCCGAACGCGGCTGGGGCCGGCTGTGCGCACCCGTCGCCAAGTCCACGCTCAGCCATCATCTGAAGATGCTGCGTGAGGCGGGCGTGACACAGACCCGCCAGGAGGGCACGCGTTGCTACGTCACGCTGCGACGTGACGCCCTCGACGACCGGTTCCCGGGACTGCTCTCGGCCCTCCTCGACGCTGCAGCCACCGACGATGTCGGCGCTCATGTCACGGAGCTTCCCGAGGACGCCTGA
- a CDS encoding sigma-70 family RNA polymerase sigma factor: MDTSLIDARRPPTAHDTTTIPDIESLDAAASVFTQVRPSLLHIAHRIVGSPAEAEDVVQEVWLRLQRTDRAAVHNPSALLRTITARLAMNVVQSARRRREFSASTWLPDSMDLDATPEAVAERQDAVERAVALLLGTLTPKQRAAYILREGFGCSYDRIASLLQLSVVNSRQQVARAQQRLGTRHHRQEIDAVTHRRLVQAFLGAARTGDLTHLERILLADAN; this comes from the coding sequence GTGGACACCAGCCTGATCGACGCAAGACGCCCGCCCACCGCGCATGACACGACGACGATCCCGGACATCGAGAGTCTGGACGCCGCCGCGTCCGTGTTCACGCAGGTTCGCCCCTCCCTGCTGCACATCGCCCATCGCATCGTCGGCAGCCCGGCCGAGGCCGAGGACGTGGTCCAGGAGGTCTGGCTGCGGCTGCAGCGCACCGACCGGGCGGCCGTGCACAACCCGTCCGCCCTGTTGCGCACGATCACCGCTAGGTTGGCGATGAACGTGGTGCAGTCGGCCCGCCGGCGCCGGGAGTTCAGCGCCAGTACGTGGCTTCCCGACTCGATGGACCTCGACGCGACACCGGAGGCGGTGGCCGAGCGGCAGGACGCCGTCGAGCGAGCGGTCGCCCTGTTGCTGGGGACTCTGACTCCCAAGCAGCGCGCGGCCTACATACTGCGCGAGGGTTTCGGCTGTTCCTACGACCGGATCGCCTCGCTGCTCCAGCTCAGCGTCGTCAACTCGCGGCAGCAGGTGGCACGGGCCCAGCAGCGACTCGGCACCCGGCACCACCGCCAGGAGATCGACGCCGTGACGCACCGTCGTCTCGTGCAGGCGTTCCTCGGGGCCGCACGCACCGGCGACCTGACCCACCTGGAGCGCATCCTCCTCGCGGACGCCAACTGA
- a CDS encoding DUF5134 domain-containing protein: MSDGTPAVLMPRYLLTALFTVVVAHTLWHGLRSADGAWRARVDHFLHAAMALTMAVMPWSWGRRLPVAAMTVFFVAAALWFALSVTVSSTGRSQDRATEAVSLLPHMVGMAAMAWMLHAHHLTVSGDAAGFSAAAPTVTAALALVLLGCSLRSLTQSMPPLRAVAGAVRSVPAGVPYQHVRDGAMALGAAVMLLMPH; encoded by the coding sequence ATGTCGGACGGGACACCGGCCGTCCTCATGCCGCGTTACCTGCTGACAGCGCTGTTCACCGTCGTGGTCGCCCATACGCTGTGGCACGGGCTGCGGTCGGCTGACGGTGCGTGGCGCGCCCGGGTCGATCACTTCTTGCACGCTGCCATGGCCCTGACCATGGCAGTCATGCCCTGGAGCTGGGGTCGGAGACTGCCTGTGGCGGCGATGACGGTCTTCTTCGTCGCGGCCGCGCTCTGGTTTGCGCTGAGCGTGACCGTGAGCTCGACCGGGCGGAGTCAGGACCGTGCGACCGAGGCCGTTTCCCTGCTGCCGCACATGGTCGGCATGGCGGCGATGGCCTGGATGCTGCACGCCCACCACTTGACGGTGTCCGGTGACGCGGCGGGGTTCTCGGCCGCCGCTCCGACGGTCACCGCGGCTCTGGCACTCGTGCTGCTGGGGTGCTCGTTGCGGTCGTTGACACAATCCATGCCCCCGCTGCGGGCGGTGGCCGGTGCGGTCCGCAGCGTGCCTGCCGGGGTGCCCTACCAGCATGTCCGGGACGGCGCGATGGCCCTGGGCGCGGCCGTCATGCTGCTGATGCCGCACTGA